A genome region from Rhodopseudomonas boonkerdii includes the following:
- a CDS encoding branched-chain amino acid aminotransferase: protein MGVSFDKVDGAVWLDFDIRHSQHPVPEAERVAKLKDPGFGRVFTDHMAIVRYSAGEGWHNATVEARSNFQLDPAAAVLHYAQEIFEGLKAYVREDGGVNLFRPDANAKRFWNSATRMAMAPLPEPVFIEAVEQLVRIDRAWIPGGEGSLYLRPFMIANETFLGVKPSSEYMFGVIASPVGSYFKGGPAPVSIYASENYTRAAIGGTGAVKCGGNYAASLRAQAEAIEQGCDQVVFLDAVERKYIEELGGMNVFFVFDDGSLSTPPLGTILPGITRDSIITLAKTAGVTVREELYSLDQWRADAASGKLKEAFACGTAAVISPIGKVRATSGEFLINGGEAGKVAMSLRKQLVDIQYGRAPDPHNWIRKVL from the coding sequence ATGGGCGTTTCATTCGACAAGGTCGATGGCGCAGTCTGGCTGGATTTCGACATCCGCCACAGCCAACACCCCGTTCCGGAAGCGGAGCGCGTGGCAAAGCTGAAGGACCCCGGCTTCGGCCGTGTATTCACCGATCACATGGCAATCGTGCGCTACAGCGCCGGCGAGGGCTGGCACAACGCGACCGTCGAAGCCCGCTCGAACTTCCAGCTCGATCCCGCGGCAGCCGTCCTGCATTACGCGCAGGAGATCTTCGAAGGCCTGAAGGCCTATGTCCGCGAAGATGGCGGCGTGAACCTGTTCCGCCCCGATGCGAACGCCAAACGCTTCTGGAACTCGGCGACTCGCATGGCCATGGCCCCGCTGCCCGAACCCGTCTTCATCGAGGCCGTCGAGCAGCTCGTCCGCATCGACCGTGCGTGGATTCCCGGCGGCGAAGGCAGCCTCTATCTGCGCCCCTTCATGATCGCCAACGAGACTTTCCTCGGTGTGAAGCCGTCCTCCGAATATATGTTCGGCGTGATCGCCTCGCCGGTCGGCTCTTACTTCAAGGGCGGCCCGGCTCCGGTGTCGATCTACGCGTCGGAGAATTACACCCGCGCTGCCATCGGCGGCACCGGTGCCGTGAAGTGCGGCGGCAACTATGCCGCCAGCCTGCGCGCGCAGGCCGAAGCGATCGAGCAGGGTTGCGACCAGGTCGTCTTCCTCGATGCGGTCGAGCGCAAATATATCGAAGAACTTGGCGGCATGAACGTGTTCTTCGTGTTCGATGATGGCTCGCTCTCGACGCCGCCGCTCGGGACCATCCTCCCGGGTATCACCCGCGATTCCATCATCACGCTCGCGAAGACTGCAGGCGTGACCGTGCGCGAAGAGCTCTACTCGCTCGACCAGTGGCGTGCCGATGCCGCCAGCGGCAAGCTGAAGGAAGCCTTCGCCTGCGGCACCGCTGCGGTGATCTCGCCAATAGGCAAGGTGCGCGCGACCTCGGGCGAATTCCTGATCAATGGCGGCGAAGCCGGCAAGGTCGCCATGAGCCTGCGCAAGCAGCTGGTCGATATCCAGTACGGCCGTGCGCCAGATCCACACAACTGGATCCGTAAAGTGCTCTGA
- a CDS encoding MarR family winged helix-turn-helix transcriptional regulator, giving the protein MADVNFNAAMPRPLEVAAQAAAPLRWEIIELLFFAYRDFVGDPDHVLDQFGFGRAHHRVVHFVHRYPGLKVADLLDVLRITKQSLGRVLKQLLDEGYIVQKSGEIDRRQRLLFATTKGEALVAQMAGLQTTRIDRALKDFTPNEIAAITRFLSGMIDRDDPDKVLQVILGTDSGTKT; this is encoded by the coding sequence ATGGCTGACGTAAATTTCAATGCTGCCATGCCGCGACCGCTGGAGGTTGCTGCCCAGGCAGCCGCGCCGCTGCGATGGGAGATCATCGAGCTGTTATTCTTTGCCTATCGCGACTTCGTCGGCGATCCCGACCACGTGCTGGACCAATTCGGCTTCGGTCGGGCACATCATCGGGTCGTGCACTTCGTGCATCGTTATCCCGGACTGAAGGTGGCGGATTTGCTCGATGTGCTGCGGATCACGAAGCAGTCGCTCGGCCGCGTGCTGAAGCAATTGCTCGACGAGGGCTATATCGTGCAGAAATCCGGCGAGATCGACCGTCGCCAAAGGCTTCTTTTCGCCACGACCAAGGGGGAGGCTCTGGTCGCACAAATGGCGGGGTTGCAGACCACGCGCATCGATCGCGCGCTCAAGGATTTCACGCCAAACGAAATCGCAGCGATCACGCGCTTTCTGAGCGGCATGATCGATCGCGACGATCCGGACAAGGTGCTGCAGGTGATCCTGGGCACGGATAGCGGGACCAAGACATGA
- a CDS encoding response regulator: protein MILAQAAKKVPVQPADDAPHLLLVDDDRRIRDLLSRFLASEGYRVTTAPSAKEARAKLLGLHFDLLILDVMMPGETGFDLARFIRISSHVPIVMLTARAESNDRIEGLQIGADDYVSKPFEPRELALRIANILKRSAPVVVERAEQLQFGPYIYHLARGELRQGDEIIHLTDRERDMLRILAETPGETVPRGALTGDGTVNERAVDVQINRLRRKIEVDPANPLFLQAVRGIGYRLVASP, encoded by the coding sequence ATGATACTTGCCCAGGCCGCCAAGAAAGTGCCGGTGCAGCCGGCCGACGATGCGCCGCATCTCTTGCTGGTGGATGACGATCGCCGTATTCGCGATCTGCTCTCGCGCTTTCTCGCCAGTGAAGGCTATCGTGTGACGACTGCGCCGAGTGCGAAAGAGGCGCGGGCCAAATTGCTTGGGCTGCATTTCGATCTGCTCATCCTTGACGTGATGATGCCCGGTGAGACCGGTTTCGATCTTGCGCGCTTCATCCGCATCTCCTCGCACGTGCCGATCGTGATGCTGACCGCGCGTGCGGAGTCGAACGATCGCATCGAAGGCCTGCAGATCGGCGCCGACGACTATGTGTCGAAACCGTTCGAGCCGCGCGAACTGGCACTGCGGATCGCCAATATCCTCAAGCGCAGCGCACCGGTCGTCGTCGAACGTGCGGAGCAGTTGCAGTTCGGGCCTTATATCTATCACCTCGCCCGCGGTGAGCTGCGGCAGGGCGACGAGATCATCCACCTTACCGATCGCGAACGCGACATGCTGCGTATTCTCGCCGAGACTCCCGGAGAAACCGTGCCGCGCGGGGCGTTGACCGGCGACGGGACGGTCAATGAGCGCGCGGTCGACGTGCAGATCAACCGCCTGCGCCGCAAGATCGAGGTAGATCCGGCCAATCCGCTGTTCCTGCAGGCTGTGCGTGGTATCGGTTATCGGCTGGTGGCGTCGCCGTAG
- a CDS encoding ATP-binding protein, which translates to MSSFDTGMTMLRSASERMSAANRVMGRRFNELMPKGLYARALLIMIVPMVVLQSVVAFVFMERHWNTVTRRLSAAVVQDIAALIDVYKTYPQDKDRTQIKAIAQQRLGLVVDFLPLGDMPPPGPKPFFSLLDQTLSVQIGRQIPRPFWIDTVGRSNLVEIRIQLDDAVMRIFAQRSAAYASNSEIFLFWMVGTSSILLIVAILFLRNQIRPILKLADAAESFGKGREVPNFRPRGAREVRRAANSFIEMKARIERAMEQRTAMLAGVSHDLRTILTRFKLELALLEDGPEVEGMRKDIDEMQAMLEAYLAFARGDSGEPAQPTDMSAALEELRSDAERNGHKATVTFHGLPIVTVKPAAFKRCLGNLVSNAARHANDIAITGHRDHRYLTVTVDDDGPGIPTAMREEVFKPFLRLDDARNQDEGGTGLGLAIARDIARSHGGDITLADSPMGGLRAVVRVPV; encoded by the coding sequence ATGAGTAGTTTCGACACCGGTATGACCATGTTGCGCTCCGCATCCGAGCGGATGTCGGCGGCCAACCGCGTGATGGGCAGGCGCTTCAACGAGCTGATGCCGAAGGGCCTCTACGCTCGCGCGTTGCTGATCATGATCGTGCCGATGGTCGTGCTGCAGTCGGTGGTTGCCTTCGTGTTCATGGAGCGTCACTGGAACACGGTGACGCGGCGCCTGTCTGCGGCGGTGGTGCAGGACATCGCGGCGCTGATCGATGTCTACAAGACTTATCCGCAGGACAAGGACCGCACTCAGATCAAGGCGATCGCGCAGCAGCGCCTTGGCCTTGTCGTGGACTTCCTACCCCTCGGCGACATGCCGCCGCCCGGGCCAAAGCCGTTCTTTTCGCTGCTCGATCAGACATTGTCGGTCCAGATTGGTCGGCAAATCCCGCGGCCGTTCTGGATCGACACCGTCGGCCGCTCCAATCTCGTCGAGATCCGCATCCAGCTCGACGATGCTGTCATGCGTATCTTCGCGCAGCGCAGTGCGGCCTATGCGTCAAACTCCGAGATATTCCTGTTCTGGATGGTCGGCACGTCATCGATCCTGCTGATCGTCGCGATTCTGTTCCTGCGCAACCAGATACGGCCGATCCTCAAACTCGCCGACGCGGCGGAGAGTTTTGGTAAAGGCCGTGAGGTGCCCAATTTCCGGCCGCGTGGTGCGCGGGAGGTGCGGCGTGCGGCCAATTCCTTCATCGAGATGAAAGCGCGCATCGAGCGTGCCATGGAGCAGCGCACGGCGATGCTCGCGGGCGTCTCGCACGATCTGCGGACCATTCTCACGCGCTTCAAGCTCGAATTGGCTCTGCTCGAGGACGGGCCGGAAGTGGAGGGCATGCGCAAGGACATCGATGAGATGCAGGCGATGCTCGAGGCCTATCTTGCCTTCGCGCGCGGCGACAGCGGCGAACCGGCGCAGCCCACCGATATGTCCGCGGCGCTCGAAGAACTGCGTAGCGATGCCGAGCGTAACGGCCACAAGGCGACGGTGACGTTTCACGGCCTGCCGATCGTCACGGTGAAGCCCGCCGCTTTCAAGCGTTGCCTTGGCAATCTGGTTTCAAATGCGGCACGCCATGCCAACGACATCGCGATTACGGGGCACCGCGATCACCGCTATCTCACGGTGACCGTGGACGACGATGGGCCCGGAATTCCGACTGCGATGCGCGAGGAAGTGTTCAAACCGTTTCTGCGACTCGACGATGCGCGCAACCAGGACGAAGGGGGCACCGGCCTCGGCCTGGCGATCGCGCGCGATATCGCCCGCTCGCACGGCGGCGACATCACGCTGGCCGACAGTCCGATGGGCGGTCTCCGCGCGGTGGTGCGGGTACCAGTGTAG
- the proC gene encoding pyrroline-5-carboxylate reductase, with protein MTATSSALQTLDGHIILAGAGKMGGAMLTGWLAGGLDPERVAVIDPYLSDEIKTLAGKGVRLNPDLNDIGTVSALILAVKPQMFAEVGPTLRAVAGDALIVSIMAGTTIAGIAKTCGGKVVRAMPNTPAAIGRGITVAVAASDVSKQQRDLTDALLRATGSVEWVEDEGLIDAVTAVSGSGPAYVFLLAEEMARAGIAAGLPPELAMKLARETVSGSGELLRQSDLDAATLRKNVTSPGGTTAAALGVLMADDGFEPLLTRAIAAATARSKELAK; from the coding sequence ATGACCGCCACCTCATCCGCCCTCCAGACCCTCGACGGCCATATCATCCTTGCCGGTGCCGGCAAGATGGGCGGCGCGATGCTGACGGGTTGGCTGGCCGGCGGACTCGATCCCGAACGCGTGGCCGTCATCGACCCCTATCTCTCCGATGAGATCAAGACGCTGGCGGGCAAAGGCGTTCGCCTCAATCCGGATCTCAACGACATCGGTACGGTCTCGGCGCTGATCCTCGCCGTGAAACCGCAGATGTTTGCCGAGGTCGGCCCGACGCTGCGCGCCGTCGCCGGCGATGCGCTCATCGTCTCGATCATGGCCGGCACGACCATCGCCGGGATTGCGAAGACCTGCGGCGGCAAGGTGGTCCGTGCGATGCCGAACACGCCGGCTGCCATCGGCCGCGGCATTACCGTCGCCGTTGCCGCGAGCGACGTGTCGAAGCAGCAGCGCGACCTCACCGATGCGCTGCTGCGCGCCACCGGATCGGTGGAATGGGTCGAGGACGAAGGCCTGATCGACGCGGTCACCGCCGTCTCCGGCTCTGGCCCGGCCTATGTATTTCTGCTCGCCGAGGAAATGGCCCGCGCAGGCATTGCGGCTGGCCTGCCGCCAGAGCTTGCCATGAAACTCGCCCGCGAAACGGTTTCCGGCTCCGGCGAATTGCTGCGTCAATCCGATCTCGACGCCGCAACCCTGCGCAAGAACGTCACCTCGCCCGGCGGCACAACGGCCGCGGCGCTCGGCGTGCTGATGGCAGACGATGGTTTCGAACCGCTGCTGACGCGCGCGATCGCTGCCGCGACGGCCCGTTCGAAAGAACTGGCGAAGTAA
- a CDS encoding GNAT family N-acetyltransferase, with product MSSAPRISVPHTPGETERLAVWNALLAYNNESVGPNNYQPLSILIHDPETGEPAGGIWGKTAYNWCFVELFVVPEKFRGQDVGTKVLKLAEDIARERGCIGLWLDTYWFQARSFYEKQGYEVFGELPDYPRGGPRYFLKKSLV from the coding sequence GTGAGCAGCGCGCCGCGGATCAGCGTTCCCCATACGCCCGGTGAAACCGAGCGCCTCGCGGTCTGGAACGCACTGCTTGCCTACAACAACGAGTCCGTCGGACCGAATAACTACCAGCCGCTGTCGATCCTGATCCACGATCCCGAAACCGGCGAGCCGGCCGGAGGCATCTGGGGCAAGACCGCCTATAACTGGTGCTTCGTCGAACTGTTCGTCGTGCCGGAGAAGTTTCGCGGTCAGGATGTCGGCACCAAGGTCCTGAAACTCGCCGAAGACATCGCGCGCGAGCGCGGCTGCATCGGGCTCTGGCTCGATACCTACTGGTTCCAGGCGCGGAGTTTCTACGAAAAGCAGGGTTACGAAGTGTTCGGAGAACTGCCGGACTATCCGCGCGGCGGCCCGCGTTATTTTCTGAAGAAAAGCTTGGTGTGA
- a CDS encoding YbjN domain-containing protein, with product MSLLEGTLDSRANPLAVVEDIATDHNWAFERSGEDEVTIISKGDWTDYQLSFTWMGEIEALHLACAFDMKIPAARRSEVQRLIAAVNEQMWVGHFDIWTASGMIMYRQAIPLPDGMTASTAQCESMLVSAIHACERYYPAMQFVVWAGKTAEQAMSAAMFDTAGEA from the coding sequence ATGTCACTTCTCGAAGGCACTCTCGATTCACGCGCCAATCCGCTTGCAGTCGTCGAGGACATTGCCACCGATCACAATTGGGCGTTCGAGCGTTCAGGCGAAGACGAAGTTACGATCATTTCCAAAGGTGACTGGACCGACTATCAGCTCTCCTTCACATGGATGGGTGAGATCGAAGCACTGCATCTGGCGTGCGCCTTCGACATGAAGATTCCCGCTGCGCGCCGCAGCGAGGTGCAGCGCCTGATCGCTGCAGTAAACGAACAGATGTGGGTCGGCCATTTCGACATCTGGACCGCATCCGGCATGATCATGTACCGACAGGCGATCCCGCTACCGGACGGCATGACGGCCTCCACCGCACAATGCGAGTCGATGCTCGTTTCCGCGATCCATGCCTGCGAACGTTACTACCCCGCCATGCAGTTCGTCGTATGGGCGGGCAAGACCGCCGAGCAGGCGATGAGCGCAGCGATGTTCGACACCGCAGGCGAAGCGTGA
- a CDS encoding 6,7-dimethyl-8-ribityllumazine synthase, whose product MTETSQAVSHPQFARPQRVAFVQSSWHRDIVAPCWESFRAEIAARHVDPSQVDLFEVPGSFEIPLHVQVLAKTRRYTAIVAAGLVVDTGVHSYVADTVIRALMDVQLRTEIPVFSAVVTPGEFRETDEGAAFFRQHFAQKGLEVAVACAETLLSLERLRGQVAAGIV is encoded by the coding sequence ATGACCGAAACATCTCAAGCCGTCAGTCATCCGCAATTCGCGAGGCCCCAGCGCGTGGCCTTCGTGCAATCGTCCTGGCACCGCGACATTGTCGCGCCGTGCTGGGAGTCGTTTCGTGCCGAGATCGCGGCGCGGCATGTCGATCCATCGCAAGTCGATCTGTTCGAGGTGCCGGGCTCGTTCGAAATTCCGCTGCATGTGCAGGTGCTGGCGAAGACGCGGCGTTACACGGCGATCGTGGCAGCGGGGCTGGTCGTCGATACCGGCGTGCACAGCTATGTGGCGGACACGGTGATCCGCGCGCTGATGGATGTCCAGTTGCGGACGGAGATCCCGGTTTTCTCTGCGGTGGTTACGCCGGGCGAATTCCGCGAGACGGATGAGGGCGCAGCGTTCTTCCGCCAGCATTTCGCCCAGAAAGGTCTTGAAGTCGCGGTCGCCTGCGCGGAAACGTTGCTCAGCCTCGAGCGGCTGCGTGGCCAGGTGGCGGCCGGAATAGTGTGA
- a CDS encoding ribose-phosphate pyrophosphokinase produces MSGKNGSIKLVAGNSNPTLAKEISDWLKMPLTKASVRRFADMEIFVEIQENVRGSDVFVIQSTSFPTNDHLMELLIITDALRRASARRITAVIPYFGYARQDRKVGSRSPISAKLVANLITHAGVDRVMTLDLHAGQIQGFFDIPVDNLFASPVMVRDIKERFDLTKVMVVSPDVGGVVRARGLAKRINTPLAIVDKRRERAGESEVMNVIGDVAGYTCILIDDIVDSGGTLVNAADALLKNGAKDVYAYLTHGVLSGGAAARVGGSKLKELVITDSIQPTEAVINTPNIRTLSIAALIGEAIERTAAEESVSSLFD; encoded by the coding sequence ATGTCGGGCAAAAACGGTTCCATCAAGCTCGTCGCCGGCAATTCCAATCCGACGCTCGCCAAAGAGATTTCCGACTGGCTGAAGATGCCGCTGACCAAGGCCAGCGTGCGCCGCTTCGCCGACATGGAGATCTTCGTCGAGATCCAGGAAAATGTCCGCGGCTCCGACGTCTTCGTCATCCAGTCGACCTCGTTCCCCACGAACGATCATCTGATGGAATTGCTGATCATCACCGATGCGCTCCGCCGCGCCTCCGCGCGCCGCATCACCGCCGTGATCCCCTATTTCGGCTACGCCCGACAGGACCGCAAGGTCGGATCGCGCTCGCCGATCTCGGCCAAACTGGTCGCCAACCTGATCACCCATGCGGGTGTCGATCGCGTCATGACGCTTGACCTGCACGCCGGACAGATTCAGGGCTTTTTCGATATTCCGGTCGACAACCTTTTCGCGTCACCAGTGATGGTGCGCGACATCAAGGAGAGATTCGATCTCACCAAGGTGATGGTCGTGTCGCCTGACGTCGGCGGCGTAGTCCGCGCCCGTGGCCTCGCCAAGCGCATCAACACGCCGCTCGCGATCGTCGACAAGCGCCGTGAACGCGCTGGCGAGTCCGAAGTGATGAACGTGATCGGCGACGTCGCCGGCTATACTTGCATCCTGATCGACGACATCGTCGATTCCGGTGGCACGTTGGTGAACGCAGCAGACGCCCTCCTCAAGAACGGCGCGAAGGATGTCTACGCCTACCTCACCCACGGCGTGCTGAGCGGCGGCGCAGCCGCACGCGTCGGCGGCTCCAAGCTGAAAGAACTGGTGATTACGGACTCGATCCAGCCGACCGAGGCCGTGATCAACACGCCGAACATCCGCACGCTGTCGATCGCCGCCCTGATCGGTGAGGCCATCGAGCGCACCGCGGCGGAAGAATCCGTGTCGAGCCTGTTCGACTAG